Sequence from the Metopolophium dirhodum isolate CAU chromosome 2, ASM1992520v1, whole genome shotgun sequence genome:
CGTTTTGGCATAATGGATAGCATTTGGACGTGAGTAAATCTCAATTATTAACTACTAATATTACTATCacagattttaaatactatacagatttaaaaagttgtacataatttgttttattacctACAAAAGGTTtacattaatacttattttttaacagtGTTGAGGAATATCCTTTAATGGCTTGTCCGTCAACATTGAGAACTGCTGAAAAAGAAGCATTGAAACATCTAATGACAACAATTGGAGGACAAGTATCGCGTGATTGGTCTGTAGAGTGTACACATCTCTGTATGAATTCTGTCACTGTTACAGAAAAGGTAAATTTATTATGCCCGTTatttgttgtacctacctacctaacttatatttttattttattttatttcattaaattataataatattatctaaacaaaattaatagttagtatagttgtaaataaaaaaaaaaattggggatccaaaaattttttttttatataaaaatttacacTCATCCTTAttacgttcaaaatataaaaaatataaaaatgattttcgtgatttttcagtattttgtcaaaatttgaactttaaatacttataaataaaaactgtgactaaggatttttaatttttttcatctgcctttgaaacaataacctaggagccttctattaaattttcaagcttttttactcaacagataaaattttattgatatttatagaaaaaaaactaaaaaaatttaaaactgacaatgaccgtaaacagctaaaaaagagtcaatatattttcaaaaatttatggtgtgtagaaaatgcattatatagaatataatcattcagtcaaaattccatgtacctacggtcatttgttttagaattgcactaaaaaccaaaatcgattttctcgaaaacatattttacgtaaaaattcccgtttttccttaatttttcttttgtttttcacggcgcttttgaaaactacctgGACATTTTtgcttttgaccccctaaagtaccaactagattcactttcctatcagaaaagatactgttgaagaaaatccaagcacttttactgtcctaaaagatgatgacagacacaaaaaaaaatttaaaaaaacacatcattataaaatcaatacattcatcacttcgctcagaatctaaaaatattcctaatacaatattcataGCTAAAACTattctacttttaaaaaaattcaggaATCTGGATCCCCCTCAGTTACGGCCttgatttgatataatatatcagctagattaaaacaaaatttgaatagGTTGAGAGAAGACTTGGGCATTGTTGGAAACAATATTGTAGTTCATACaagtgtattaatatttattcaagcAATGTGATTTATTGCAACctatctataattaatttaaaacatatattaatataatatattatatgtatatcaatTATTGTTGAGTTATAGAGCAAAATTAGAACTTCTCAGCATAGGTATAATGGTACTCTAccattaaaaagaaaatcaacagctaataaaaaaaattactgctTGAATTATATCAACGGTATtgcaacaataaatttaatataaagaaggtgggtaagtgggtgttgcactactgtacagtaggttacaagtaggtcactgtaatggattatgttaaatttgaattcaatgatataatactattgaatacgaaaaacaattctgctTATGATccagcttatgatattactaagtatatttgataatattattgtaaatgaagtaatttatatataacctatttacgtggaaccttgttttacattttcaatccttaggtataaaagttgaacattttatacatttttaactacaaaataattattaaattttaaatttgatacattttgttaaaattcaaactttaaatgcttataaataaaattttctatgtattcttaatgtttttcaactgctatagactatagtaatattatatccaggagccttttattcaattttcatgcttttttacccaacaaataaaattttattgacaattttagaaaaaaaaaaaaaaactgaaaactgaaaCGTCTGTTAACATCTTAAaacactcaaaatattttgaaaatgatatggtatatagtaaatgctaatataaacattcagtgaaaattgcactgtaataacagtaatagtaacggtcatttgttttaaggTTATaccatttattgttaaaaaaaaatcagtttttataatattcctatttatttatttttatttgtataaaaataatgttatgaatTACTTATGATAGCAGGACAGATATTTTTCCAGTGTATTTTTGATTCACCAGTTATGTTTTCTTTATATCTTATTCTACATAGTGTTAAACATTTAAGTCTCTTTCAGGTGTTATTATGTCTAGCATCTGCAAAATCAATAGTACCCCTTcagtattttattgatttatgtaaGGCATTATCACCTGATTCGTTGTCGGAAGTACCATTCTGTATGGATTACAAGCCTAAATTGGTCGAAAGTCTTTTAAACCCAAATTCATTGTCGTTAGATGTGAATAACAAACGTAAAACACTATTTTCTGgaaaaacatttatatgttCTACAGTTAATCAATTAAATCGTCTTTCAAAATTGGTGAAATTAGCAGGTAAACACAGTTTTACAACAAATGTAGTTTAAGAAGTATaaccttatattttattatttagggggagaaattatgaattattcTGATGGAATTTTATCTGATGATGATATTTTAagctgtacaaaatatattctactGCAACAAGATCCACACAATgaggaaaataattatatgtaccaACGGATTCTGGGTAATTTCTACTTAAtgtctgtaaaatattaatagctgATCGCTATGTGtggaaatgttaaaattaatgtttaatatttttaattgaatgtgTTGTTCAGAACTGAAATAGGAATTTAACTATTGTAGTTTATAACaaatatgaaaactattaatttataaagctgtatactaaatagtttaaaagcagtttgtaaaaattgaaaaattgaatatttatttatatttctcgTGTTTGATATTGATTAAAGAAAGAATAGTTGGATTCAGGTAGATAGAAACTATACTATTAGAATGAAATGTtcacattttaagtttttttttcattttataaaaatagtggTGAACAGTGTGAGTATTATTTTTTCCCTTTTATTTGTGTAGTTTCTATTGgaaacctataataaaatacttaaaacttaataataactgttacaataaatattaatatacagtgttattatcataattgaGTCATAATCACTTAGTTTAAAAATcaactaattactaatatttatttaatgcaatTACTAATTTACctaagaaattatttaattaattgataattgttatatttcattattattggttttagaAAAACTTAAGATTGGGAACAAAAGATCAATACCAGAAAATGATATTggatttgctattattttttcaaatactacAAAACATTGTAACGCTAATTTCAATGTTTCCTTAGTTAATCTTGAATCTCAGTCCAATTTAATTAAATCGCAAGATTCCATTGTCTTGGCTCCTGAAACTGAGGTACTTCAATCGTGTAGTTTTAttcatactaaaataataattattgggatatttttttatatttcaggtTTTAACTGTTAATGATAGTGAAATATTTTCAGTAAATACCATACCAGATTCTCTTCCAAACACCATACCAGATTCTTTTCCGAACACCATACCAGATTCTCGTCCAAACACCATACCAGATTCTCATCCAAACACTGAATGTGCATTTAAGAGGTATTTCATTATATACTATTTGGCGTTtcaaatctttattttatattcttattaacaattatttaggcCATTGGAAGTTTTATCTGACTCTGAAGAAATGATATTACCAAAAAAACGTTCCTTATTGGCAAAtagtgaagaaaaaaataacactacaaaaacaataagAATGGAAGAGGATTTAAAACCGTTCCAAAACATTACTGAACCAACTCCATCCAATAGTAACCATGATGTGCAAAGTCCTATTCCTAAAACCCAAATAGttaataacacatttaaaaatgataatttgtgTTTAACCTCAGCGTCAAGCTCACAATACATTTCAAGCACCAGTAAATTGTCAGCTTGGCTTCATGGCACCGTAGCTGACAATAATGTGaacaatactaataatttacaatCGAAGACTGTTGAAAACCTGGCTGTTcctactaaaagaaaaatatcaaatgatCATCCAGTGTTTAATAACGAAAACGAAGACCCATTTAACTATATGGATATCGACGAAGTTGAAGAACATCCAAAAAAAAAGCCAAAGAAAAGAGATAtggattcaatattttttcctttGGTTGACACATCTAACAATAAAAGTGAACCATCTAAAACTGTGGAGACTTACACCAATATAGCGGTAGACccaaattttattatgaatttactCTCAGAGGCCAAAGGTACTGGACAGTTCATAGATGCGAGTATAGTGTCTAATAAATCggtaagaaaatatataaaattggtaGTGATATAGTAGCATGTATGAAATACCATTGCTTATACTAgtagtatttactattatttacagtcaatgttaatacattaatcaattaataaatatttcagtcTGCTAATACACATGAAGATACTGAATATGATTACTTGTTAAATTCGGTCATTGTGGAAACTGTCAGTATGGTGGTATCCAGACCTACACAAACTGCAAACATCATTCAAGGAAATAATAGTAATCTAAGAAACTTCAAGAAATTCAAGAAGGTAACAGTTTAAAGTTGTTATAACTCAAGGGAAAAATACCccttagtaaataattattaagtaaattaaattatatattatactacatataaaaatattgcacaatattataatggtcaATTTTCAACTGGTTAAAAGTAAAtactagttaaataaaataataaataatatacctattataaacttTAAGTGATGCAGAAcaacattgatatttttattagatgtCAATATCGAACAAATTGTCCAATTTGACAATTATAAATAGGccattactattttaatatttatgtactagATAAGTCTGAAGCTTTTAAACATCagaattagtataataatatctaaaatatataaatatatattctaatttttataaaatataataaaccttaaaaacttaaaatcattaaatgaaCTATTGAAATAGCAGGagccaaaaattatttaataacattcaaattatttatttttatattttttttttatgtattaatgatattgtaagataataaattcataaaaactttatTAGAGTGTACTGTTTttaaataccattataatttacaattttttactcCATATATCCTTCGATAAGATTTccagtttaaattaatattgtatattttataacttttgttttagAAAGGACCATCCATGCGGATCCCATATATTGTTCCAATGGAATTCACTCAAATTGATTAAAGTGACTTTATGTTtgtctattaaaaaattgaattattcctTATTTGAGTTAAgctttgtttaattataatatttttacttgtttatttatgtataaaaatatatttgtataaattaaataaactatattgtatatggtTGTGAACATAGTTATAAACATGAGATAATGTTTTGTTGAGTACTccataaagtaaaaatattttatacggtcAGTATTTTTGACACTCCATGTCGAGTATAATTTCATTTAATACAATACTGGATTCTACAACTTCACGTAAGGTATTATTGTCACACCTGACAGACTCCATTTCCACACCGGGAGctcctaaataaaaatatacatttatgactaaatgtttttttaaagctacaaatatttataacagtCATTCATGCAATGTAATTCACATAAGTTCAATGATTGAGTTATAACTAGCTAGAGTTTCTAATATCTAACATAagtatactaagtatattatattattcatttatttgtaacaatagacatagattttaaaaattgtatttaataatacttcatAAAGACAATAGGCCTAAATGGTGTCATCACTGAACAAGCATCTAAATTGTAAAGCTaatcaacaaaaattatatatttataaaattgtttgatttcaAATCTATCTTTTGATTGATATCTAATTTATATCTCCtgtcacaaaaataaaatagttcagTGACCATTTAACTTAATAATccactataaaattattaaattatattacctataaagaaaaaaaagtgttggataaatttcttattaatgatattaatgattgaataaataatttttaaacgcaTAAAGTatacaacattattaatatttaattacaaatgtataagtAGATACactaattatgtaaaaaatgtatcatacaattctaaaattataaaaaaaattaaaaatcaaatacctataatatttaagttattaaattaaaaaaactaagctatgtttaatgtttaagataaatattgaatacaattcatcttacttttataaatgtgttatttatttatacctaattttattatactttgttcCAACGAGAGAACATGCCGCGCTCTGAccaaaatttgtaattttacgcATCTCCCACGTGACACCTTGCCGTAGGGAAATCGGTTTCGATATAGCAGGGTAACGAGGGGTGATGCATAGAACCCTGCATGTTCTCTCGTGAAATagagtatagtaatatattttgaagttCTTACATGTAGATGTTACATCATCGTAAAATATTAGGAAACGTAAAATGTTTTCCCCGTGATTTTGATTCTGTTTACCATATTATCATactatagaatttttaattagacTTGTACGCAccaattataagttaattatgttataaaggAAGTAGGAACTTGTTTTTTATACTAGTATGTAAACAAATGTAacaccaaatttaaaaaaaaaagaaatacttAGGTAAGGTTTCTTaggcaaattaaaatatagctatgtacaatacaatttattataaccaGTACCTAGCGCAACTATGGGGGCTTACATAGACGCAACTAGAGTTAGAATTCTGGGGGTGTGCTACTGCagctaacaaaattattaatttaaaataactaataaagaaTATTTCTGTGGACTAATCCCtcctagccccccccccctagttgtACCACTGGGGGCTTAGTCCTTCAAAACTACTCATTGCCCCCTCAAGTTAAATTAATCATCAaactcatattatatcaattgaaaataaataaataataaagcatTTTACATATTGCTTAATAAAATGTACGTAACACGCACATACTCAacgaaatcataatataatattattagcatcgggcaataagcataaatatgtgaaataaaacattttataatttttcttgtttAATAAGGAGTTATgtaaagtatatttttgttCTCATATCCATCGCGGATAACtctaataattatacagttCATATTTAGTCTTAGACTCttagttataaaagtaaattatgtaGGCACCTATCTATATACataccttttttaaaaactacctaTCTAAATGGTAATACATCTGACTTTAAATGTGTTGTGTAAGACTTGAAACAAGCCATGAACACTTTCAAAAGTACTgaagtaatgaataatgataaaacgAAAATGaaactataaagtaaaaataattatttagtggttcattttttttgtaataaaaatattcaatgaatAGGTTGGGGCAAAGCTCCATCGGGTTacttttttggaaaatttatgGTAGAGCTTCATCACACCCAACATTTTTGGTTGTTATCCTGTGAATGTGTTATGGCCAGACGAGTTGTTTACGACGTCAGATACCGGTAAATTCCGGCCCAATAACCTTTTATATAGTTGCAGGTGAGGCCTGACCACCCGAGGTAATTTACCGGAAGTtttcgattaaaattaaatgtgtcATTCTACACTGGCCAGTGGCCATCCTaacatctatattctatataatttagttGATTTGTTACTTCGAGTTCTATCTGAGACTTACAACATAAAATGCAGAAGTAAAGGATTTAAGGATTCAAATCAAAGGAAATTAGTGAAAAATAAGCGTTTATTATAGACAACAAATTACAAAgcttaaactaaaaaattacggCAAACCCATTCATCATCAAAAAcaataactacctacctacctacttgattTAGGGATTGGGCTTCGTTCGCCACCACCGAACCACCGAAATGTTTGGGGTGGTTGCGTTACCTACTGATTATAACTACTTTTCAATAACTCGAATAGAATAACATTTCTagtgatttaataaatatgtagtgtttatctattgttttaaaatatttatttttcctcaatttaaaatataaaattacaatcaaacaatctgtaaatatttacaaaataaccaTAACAAATTGTTTGGACATACCATAGTTTTGCAAACGATCCCATTGTTCTAGGGCCAGTACCATTggtttaatttctttattttcgTTTTGTTCAACTATGAACTTAAGACGGTTACGATTAATATCATCCAAAGTCAACCAATTAAAAAACATCTCTTTGAGTTGGGAAACTAAAGATACAAttcaatgtaaaatattatgtttaagattttggttATTTATGTTAAACCGTCTTACGCTTACCAAAAGGTATAAGATCTGTTAATGAAACAAAATTCCGGTAAGCAGACATTGCAgacatttttactatatatcTAATCGTCGCAAGATTAATTATGGtcctaaataattgttattttgcaAAAGTTATACAGAAAATAATTCCATGGATTCTCAAATATTTGCTATGTCTttgtaaactatatatttattatatagttttttttgatataaaagaAAAGTTTTAATATCCCTGgcaagaaataatattattcccacaactttcaaattaaacataaaacttTGCTATAAAccttttatttgttataataaccaatatgttatattgatatttgatatgtCAGCTGAGTattgaacattaaaatacaaattgtgttTATCTACCTACGTAaaagtagtaaaatattttgtgtataatatatctatatttttatagaaataggtaggtagtatgaTTTAAAAAACCAACAGAAACTTACAATTTAAGATACTTAAAACTGTATACCTGAGGGCCGAGTGGTTACCTACTTGACGGCTTTTTAATGTTGGTATcaaagtattttgtttaaaaaaataacatacctacctaattgttaagagtaaataataatcagtccatattgtttgttttttaagtgcatattattaattactttccttagtgcatatattttaatacatccatTGAGCATTCAACTCCGAGGCGTTGTTAAAATCcaagtatataatttgtatatatgtaCTTAATTTGGTTCACAACCGCTTTTAATTGAAACTATTGGActgattttaatcaaaattatatcaatagatttaaTGAGACTTGtgaagtgtttttttatttttttatttcggaAAATAactcctataatatattataggtcacacaaatataatatgaatgtccTTCTTCAGTTCTTGAAACCCCcgaagtaatattttttgtttctctCACACTATGTAACCAATGACTACcagaaataaacaaatatccGGCCACGATATATTTTAACTTGGAATTCCTatgagcaataataatatatcttatttcCAATATTTTGTCTATGATCAAATGCATATATAAGTaccaatattaaaacataatataatatatgctagtATAATAGGCTAATATGAATTATACAATTAGGTACGACCaattttttaaaccaaaattaaatgagtattaattaataattgttgctCAAGTTCCACTGCAGGCTGCAGTGTAAACTGTAAATCGGTACCTAATAGTGTACTTTTTACCGGGTTAAATAAAAACTCAAAACGTATACAGCTATAATacagaatgaataaatatttattttgccgaaaacataataataataaattatgaagcaCAATAGACAGATAAATCTATAAACTTACATCTATATATCTAGtgataatactttataatatactatatacataggcgcaatttggggggTGCTTGGGGGTGCTTAGCACCCCCAAAATTCATATTAGCACccccaaattattttcaacagcaTCATTTAATTGTTATTGGTTATACACGTATTATGTCATAGACAACAGGATAAATTAATGTCTAAGATttgacttatataataataataataatataaattatgttacctacttacctatataggtagtatatattatataattatagtaataatacctaggtataatatattgtataaaataaaatatcaaatatgatcCTGATAcacacatagataataaagatagaTATCTCTATACTAGCCCGTATCCGTAGGTCGTAGTGTGGTCGTAGCCAGTAACAGCTTATCAATGTCTTTCGCTAATCTGGTAAATAGAAATAACCGTCTAAAAATAGAACGCTCATAATCAATTATTGTCGATTCGATGTGACCATTCTGATTGTATTTTTTCTGTGAAAACACACAGGCCGCACCATCAGACCATAATCATATACTCGTATTTTTCGAATCGTTAAGTCTGTGCGAGTGTGCGACGTACGTGTAAcgtgttttattgtttatccTCATTAActtcctatattttattttatttaaattatatttaattttattttaattacctactcaagttgttattgtttttaaattttattatggaaaatactaaaaagatttttagtattttcaattttgaaaaaaagtcaaaaaatgataatgataaacaCCAAGAAGtaagttttgatatttattaaatgaagaAAAACCATCTTTATAATCATCataatgttaattttgattttgattctttttatatttttaaatttatttagttgaATTCTGAGGTCGTTGATGACCCTGATAttgaaattatagaaaaaaatgttatagtgaATCAAACTGATGCTAATCTTGTCGAAACATTTCCATTTCAACACAACAAAAATGAACTCCAACATTCTGATTTAGGAAATCTTGCAACTGGACCTTACCGTCCTGTTTTAAATGTAAGTTAACTTAACACTAGGTAAAACCTagaataggtactaataataaatatacctcatttaataaaaatattaggtaattttcagttattgatattatatttattaggtatttatagttGCTGGTAAggtaattttaatacctacctatttaatttaggtacttatatttgtgtatattgtagtataataatcatattatcatgTAGGTGTATAAACAAACTAGATTTGGTTCGCAAAACAGATCGTTTAGTAGCGAATGGTATAAACAATATACTTGGTTGGAGTATAGTATAAAAAGCAATGCAGCATTTTGCTATGTATGTAGAATGTTTGCTGATGAACTTATTGACGAAGTTTGGACAAATAAAGGATTTTCGAACTGGCAAAAAGtaagtgtatatttttaactatttttgacaatattactaagaaaatatatcaaactttaaaggataggtatttattaaaactttatatttcataagacatgcatttaatttttttttatttagcttaatgaaaaactgaaaaaacatACCAAAACAAAGCGACATTTAGTTTGTCTATCTAAGATGAATGGCTACTTAGCTTGTAAGAAATCTGGTTCTGTTATGGTGAAGCAGTGTAGCGGCTATAAGGAACAAGTGGCCAAAAACCGTGCCTACATTGGTACgcttattgacataatattatttttgggaaaaCAAGGTATTGCTTACCGAGGCCACAGAGAAGATGCAGATTCTCTAAATCAAGGTtacttattaaacttattttatactgcattcatatttaattaagttaattttttcaagagtatttctatatacataacaattttcAGGCAATTTTAAGGAATTATGTGGacttttatcaaattatcagccagatttcaaaaacaaatttgatgAAGCAACAAATTATACGAGCTGGTCTATTCAagatcaattaattaaattgtgtgCAGAAGATATAAGAGAAACTATTGTCAAAGAAATTGATAAGATTGGTTTTTTTGCTTTAATGTGTGACGAAGCTAGGTttgttttatgcatttttttttataaaactcctattttttaatgcattctaatttataaacgtttatacaattgtattattgtagatGTTATAGAGAAGAGCAATTGTCAATTTGTGTAAGATATACCATTGACTTGGATGTATATGAAAGATTCTTATGCTTTGTTGATGTTTCAAAAGGACAAACTTCCAACAATATCGTTACTGCACTGTTTGaatgttttgaaaaacaaaaactgactatgtccaaaatcaaaataattgcaCAATCATATGATGGTGCTAGTGTTATGTCCGGACACTTACGCGGTGTTCAATCAAGAATTAAAGAACACTATCCATACGCTGTATACACTCACTGTATGGCACACCGCCTTAATTTAGTAGTTGTAGATACATGTAAGACAataaaggtaatataaaaacagaTCAAATTTATAGATTTGTAGATATTCATTTcatatgtgttattatatttttcagagtgcaaaacatgtttttaatgtgcttgaagcaatatatgtacatttttcacaaccatcaaaaaataaaaagttatgtgAAATGCAAAGCAATCTAGGATTAAATAAAGGAAATTTATTAAGAATATGTGACACAAGATGGGTGTGCAGATATAAAAATTGTGTTgcaatgttgaaaaattattccAGCATTCTTAATATTCTTAACGATGAAATTGAGGAACAAATTGATAAAGATGTAGCACGtgcattaggtattattataggactttcatttaaaatagttatttacatattatataggttcatttataaaactaaataaaataataatattaattttcaattttttgatttgtaaattgtaggtattttaagttctattaataaattagaatttataatagttCTTCACATATTGAATGAAGTGTTAagcattataaatgttttaagcaATCAACTTCAATCTAAATCTGCCACCTTGGGCAAATCGAGTAGTGTAATACAAAGTGTGATTTCTACTTTTGAAAATCAGAGGAATGAAGATGGTTTTTTTAAGCTCTGGGAACAGATTAAGGAATTTGCACAGTTAAACCAAATAACATTGGAATTATCAAACTCTAGtaagaattaataatttaaaaatgtgtcaagaaataatgtatatttaatatttatttttaatacctaagtaCTAATGGTTTTACTTTTATCTACCTAGGAGCAAAATCTAAACGCAAACGCCAAGAGCCACGTCACTTGCAGAGTTATAATCTCGAGACATTAACTGGAACACAAAGTGAGACAG
This genomic interval carries:
- the LOC132938750 gene encoding nibrin produces the protein MDCGRPRDTSLSQIMSIPTLMNVKTREYYDVLKKKTHRVGRAGFGADLEISDDTSISRCHAELILVKKVVGSQVKLFLTLVDKKSKYGTFINAMDEQIESNFTKVLIFGDIIRFGIMDSIWTVEEYPLMACPSTLRTAEKEALKHLMTTIGGQVSRDWSVECTHLCMNSVTVTEKVLLCLASAKSIVPLQYFIDLCKALSPDSLSEVPFCMDYKPKLVESLLNPNSLSLDVNNKRKTLFSGKTFICSTVNQLNRLSKLVKLAGGEIMNYSDGILSDDDILSCTKYILLQQDPHNEENNYMYQRILEKLKIGNKRSIPENDIGFAIIFSNTTKHCNANFNVSLVNLESQSNLIKSQDSIVLAPETEVLTVNDSEIFSVNTIPDSLPNTIPDSFPNTIPDSRPNTIPDSHPNTECAFKRPLEVLSDSEEMILPKKRSLLANSEEKNNTTKTIRMEEDLKPFQNITEPTPSNSNHDVQSPIPKTQIVNNTFKNDNLCLTSASSSQYISSTSKLSAWLHGTVADNNVNNTNNLQSKTVENLAVPTKRKISNDHPVFNNENEDPFNYMDIDEVEEHPKKKPKKRDMDSIFFPLVDTSNNKSEPSKTVETYTNIAVDPNFIMNLLSEAKGTGQFIDASIVSNKSSANTHEDTEYDYLLNSVIVETVSMVVSRPTQTANIIQGNNSNLRNFKKFKKKGPSMRIPYIVPMEFTQID
- the LOC132939914 gene encoding zinc finger MYM-type protein 1-like yields the protein MENTKKIFSIFNFEKKSKNDNDKHQELNSEVVDDPDIEIIEKNVIVNQTDANLVETFPFQHNKNELQHSDLGNLATGPYRPVLNVYKQTRFGSQNRSFSSEWYKQYTWLEYSIKSNAAFCYVCRMFADELIDEVWTNKGFSNWQKLNEKLKKHTKTKRHLVCLSKMNGYLACKKSGSVMVKQCSGYKEQVAKNRAYIGTLIDIILFLGKQGIAYRGHREDADSLNQGNFKELCGLLSNYQPDFKNKFDEATNYTSWSIQDQLIKLCAEDIRETIVKEIDKIGFFALMCDEARCYREEQLSICVRYTIDLDVYERFLCFVDVSKGQTSNNIVTALFECFEKQKLTMSKIKIIAQSYDGASVMSGHLRGVQSRIKEHYPYAVYTHCMAHRLNLVVVDTCKTIKSAKHVFNVLEAIYVHFSQPSKNKKLCEMQSNLGLNKGNLLRICDTRWVCRYKNCVAMLKNYSSILNILNDEIEEQIDKDVARALGILSSINKLEFIIVLHILNEVLSIINVLSNQLQSKSATLGKSSSVIQSVISTFENQRNEDGFFKLWEQIKEFAQLNQITLELSNSRAKSKRKRQEPRHLQSYNLETLTGTQSETECRTVEEHWKIIYFQIIDAVIVNLKYRFSDESLVLANSLDQFMKMDFEKGSYFINHYKDVVDIDLTSLKAEMLLTKNCLHNRNLDFDILGIKKVVTEDVFPNLFKLIQVGLAIPISSATCERSFSSMRRIKNWLRTSMEQSKFTDLSVINIERDLSNKIDKDKIINNFAMSQRRISLV